CGTCGTATCCGAGATGATCGATGAGTTCGGGATCAGTACCTCTCAGATCAAGGCTATCGCTGCCGGTGCTCCCGGCGTCATCGACCAGGAGAAAGGTATCGTCCTTACATCTCCTAATCTTCCTTGGAAGAACTATAACATCAAAAAGCCGATCGAAAAGAAGTTCGGTGCGCCTTTCTATATTGGAAATGACGTTAATGTAGGTGTTCTCGGTGAGCACAGATACGGTGTTGCCAAGGGCTACAAGAATGTAGTAGGTCTGTTCGTCGGAACAGGAATGGGCGGCGGACTTATCCTTAATAATGAGCTCTATACAGGTCACCTCTTTAAGGGTGCCGAGTTTGGTCATATGATCCTTATCCCTGACGGACCTAAGTGTAACTGTGGTCAGAGAGGTTGCCTGGAGGCGCTTTCGAGCAAGCAGGGTATCAGTGATTTCATCAGGACTCAGGCTGCAAGAGGCAGAGAGACGACCATGGCTGAAGCCGTTCAGAATGGTGTATTCAAGAGTAAGCTCTTAAAGAAGAGCCTTGCTGCAAAGGATCCCGTTACGATCGAAGCGGTTAACCGTGCCTGCTATTATCTCGCTATCGCATCCGGTAACCTTGTAAATACGTTCAGCCCTGAGATAGTTGTCTACGGAGGCGGTGTTATAGAGGCATGCGGAGATTATTTCCTTGAGCATATTACAAGGAATGTCGACAGATACTGTATGCCTTCCATAAGAGAGACAGTTAAGTTCGAGAAGGCGGCACTTGGAGATGATTCCATACTTTATGGTGCTCTTGCCATGATCTTGGATAATAAGTAAAGGTAAAGTGCGCGAGCTTTTCGATATCGTAAAGAATAATTTTGATCCCGACGGCGAAAGATTCTTAAGACCTTCCGTCAGAGGGATCATTATTAAAGACGGAAAAGTTGCCCTGGTTCACAGTCTGAAATATGACTATTATAAGTTCCCCGGAGGCGGGAAGCATCCTGATGAGGATAATATGGCTACGCTTATAAGAGAAGTCAGGGAAGAGACCGGACTTAGCGTTATTGCCGATTCGATCAGCGAATACGGGCATGTTCTCAGAATGGAAAAAGGAGATCCTGAAGACATATTCGTTCAGGACAATTACTATTATTTCTGCAAAACGCTGGAAACAGAGGGAATGCAGGAGCTGGACGATTACGAAGCTGATGAGAGTTTTACTCTTGAATGGACGACTCCCGAGGATATGATCGTTGTTAACGACAGATTTGCAGAACTTTGTAAGGGAAAGACTGAAAGACCATTTATCGTTAAGTCTGTGGAAGCATGTAGAGATGCAAGGGTAATGCGAATGCTCGTAGATGAGGGATTCATCTCTGATAATTGCATTTTGTAGGATATTGCGTCATAATTAGATGTTAATATAAATACGAAAGTGGGTTATCAGCATTTTTTATGGCTAAGATCGATTCGATAAGCAAGACTTTCGACCCTAATGAGGCCGAACCCAGACTCTATAATCAGTGGAATGAGAAGGGTTACTTTAAACCCGATCCCGATACGTCAAAAGAAGCATTCTCTATCGTAATGCCGCCCCCGAATATCACGGGTCAGCTTCACATGGGTCATGCTCTTGATAATACTCTTCAGGATATCCTCGTAAGATATAAGAGGATGAAGGGTTACTCCACATTGTGGGTACCCGGTACGGACCATGCTTCCATCGCCACAGAGGCTAAGATCGTTGAGGCAATGAGAAAGGAAGGTATCTTCAAGGAAGATATCGGCCGTGAGAAGTTCCTTGAGAGAGCATGGGACTGGAAAGAGAAGTACGGCGGAAGGATCGTTGAGCAGCTTAAGAAGATCGGTTCATCCTGTGACTGGAGCCATGAGCGTTTCACGATGGATGAGGGATGTTCAGAAGCCGTTAAGGAAGTCTTCGTAAAGTACTATAATCAGGGACTTATTTATAGAGGTGAGAGGATCATCAACTGGTGTCCTCATTGCCTTACTTCGATCTCAAATGCCGAGGTTGAGTATGAGGATCAGGCAGGCCATTTCTGGCACCTTCGTTATCCTCTCGAGGATGGCAGCGGTTCCGTAGAGCTTGCTACTACAAGACCCGAGACGCTTCTCGGTGACACTGCTGTTGCCGTTAACCCTAAGGACGAAAGATATAAGGATATCATCGGCAAGATGCTGATCCTTCCTCTCGTAGGACGTAAGATCCCCGTTGTTGCAGATGATTATGTTGATATCGAGTTCGGTACCGGTGTAGTTAAGATCACACCTGCTCATGACCCTAACGACTTTGAGGTAGGACAGCGTCATAACCTCGAAGTCATCAATGTCATGACTGACGATGCTAAGATCACTGAGGATTATCCCAAGTACGCTGGTATGGATCGTTTCGAGGCACGTAAGGCCATCGTTAAGGATCTTGAAGAGGGCGGATACCTTATCAAGGTTGAAGACCACGACCATAACGTAGGTACATGCTACAGATGCGGAACTACTATCGAGCCCCGTGTATCTTTGCAGTGGTTCGTTAAGATGGAAGAGCTTGCAAAGCCTGCCATCGAAGCTGTTAAGACAGGAAAGACGAGATTCGTTCCTCAGAGATTTGAGAAGAATTACTTTAACTGGATGGAAGATATCAGAGACTGGTGTATCTCCAGACAGCTCTGGTGGGGTCATCAGATCCCCGCTTTCTACTGTGATGATTGCGGTGAGATCGTAGTTACTAAGGAGAATGAGGCTGTCTGCCCTAAGTGCGGCAAGAAGATGCGTCAGGATCCCGATACTCTTGATACATGGTTCTCATCGGCTCTGTGGCCTTTCTCTACACTCGGATGGCCTGAGCAGACAGAAGACCTCAAGAGATTCTATCCTACGGATACTCTCGTTACGGGTTACGATATCATCACATTCTGGGTATCCAGGATGATGGTAGCAGGTTGTGCTCATATGAACGAGATTCCATTCAAGGATGTACTTATCCACGGTCTTGTAAGAGATTCTCAGGGCAGAAAGATGAGTAAGTCCTTGGGCAACGGTATCGATCCTCTCGAGATCATCGAGCAGAGCGGTGCAGATGCGCTTCGTTTCGCTCTCGTTACGGGTAATGCTCCCGGTAATGACCAGAGATTCATGCCCGACAAGATCGAGATGGGACGTAATTTCGCCAATAAGATCTGGAACGCAATGAGATTCGTCATCATGAACTGTGAAGACGATATCGACTTCTCCAAGGTTGATGAGAGCAAGTTCACTCTTGAGGATAAGTGGATCCTTACAGGACTTAACAGACTTGTTGAGGAAGCAACAGTCAACTATGAGAACTACGATTACGGTGTTGCTCTTTCCAAGATCGTTGACTTCGTATGGGAGAGCTACTGTGACTGGTATATCGAGATCGCGAAGAGCCGTCTCTTCGATAAGGAGTGTCCTTCAAGACTAGAGGCTCAGTATCTCCTGAACTACGTTCTCGGTGTATCCATGCAGCTCCTTCATCCTTTCATGCCTTTCCTTACAGAGGAGGTATATTCTAACCTTATCCTTAAGGACAGCAAGGAGTCCATCATGATCTCCGACTGGCCTAAGGCTGAGGATATCGGCAAGTATCCCGAGGATGAGAAGATGATGACTACTCTCATGGGTGCTATAAGATCCATAAGAAATATCAGATCCGAGATGAATGTTGCTCCTTCACGTAAGGCTCACGTTATCCTCGTAACACCTGATGAGTCCATCGCCAAGATCTTCAAGGACGGTCTTCCTTTCCTTGAAAGACTTGCATCCGTAAGTTCTCTTGAGACACAGAGCAATAAGGACGGAATCCCCGCAACTGCAGTGGCAGCGCTCTTTGCAGGCGGAGAGGCATATATGCCTCTCGATGACCTTATCGATATTTCGAAGGAGCTCGAAAGACTTCAGAAAGAGATGGAGAGACTTGAAGGCGAGCTCAAGAGAGTTGCCGGAAAGCTCGCTAATGAGGCTTTCGTAAGCAAGGCTCCCGAAAAAGTCATCAACGCCGAGAAAGAAAAACAGACAAAATATCAAGAAATGTATGATAATATTAAAGAACGTTTAAATATGTTGGCGTAAGTTTAGGAGGTAGTAATATGTCAGAAGTAAGTTATGCTGATGAGGCAAAGATCGCCAAGCTCCCTAAGGAGGGTGTTCATTGCTTCCCCGCAAATGCTAAGCAGATCAGTACAAGAAGGATCGTAACGGTCATCCTTGCAATAGTATTTATAGGACTAGCTCTTTTCTCATTCCTTAAGAAGAGCCCTCTTTATGCTCTCGGCGGTATCTCCGCTGTTGTTGCGATCATCTCGATCCTTGTATTTATCCAGACATTCCTTATCGCTAATTACAGAGTTGCTATCGACTACAATACGAAGCAGCTTATCCTGAGATATCGTTTCAGCAAGATCCTTATCCCTTTCGAGAGCTTTGACGCAAGAGACGGCGAGCCCGACAAGGCAGAGGAGCTTCTTGATAACTCCAACCTCGGCGGTACTGAGAAGACATATTATCTCGTACTTGATAATGTTTTCGATGAGGCTTGCTTCCAGACATCTACTAAGGATCTCGCTTCCAGAGATGATTTCTTCAAGCTCAAGGAAGAGGCTTTTGCTATCGCTGACGCATACGGCGCAAGAAACGACGAGAATGCTATCAAACCCGACAGCATGAAGGCTACAGCTGACGAGAGCATCAAGTCCGAGATCAAGGACGATGATATCGCTTCCATCGTTGAGGAGGCAGGTGCCGAGATCAAAGAAGAGAAGGAAGAGATCAAGAAGGCTGCAGCAGAAAAGGCTGAGAAGGCCGCTGAAGCAGTTAAGGATGCAGCTGAGGAAGTTGCTGAGAAGGTTGAAGAGGCAGTCGAGGAAAAGACTGAGGAGTGATCTTCGATAACTGATCTAAAATGATAAAGACTCTGAGGCTTTTGCTTCAGAGTCTTTTTGTATGCTCATTCTTCAGTGAAGAAGATCGTTCCGCCGCCGATCACGGTATCTCCGTCATAGATGACGGCTGCCTGGCCGACAGTAGGGGCTCTTTGAGGTTCGTCGAATCCTATCTCGATGATATCGGGCGCTGTCTGTACGACAGTAGCGGGCTGCTCGGTATGCTTGTATCTGATCTTAACCGAAGCTCTTATCGGCTCTGCGATCTGAGAACATGATATGAGATTAATGTTATTGATCTTTATTTTCTTCTTGAAGAGACCGTTCCCATGGGATAAGACTACCTCATTTCTTTCAGGATCGATCTTCGTAACGAAGAGGGGAGAGCCGGATGCGATTCCAAGGCCTTTCCTCTGCCCGATCGTATAGTGTGTTATGCCTTTGTGTGTTCCGAGGATCTCGCCGTCTGTAGTAACGAAATTTCCGGGGACCGATCCGACGTCGTTATAGCTGTCTACGAACCTTGCATAGTCCTTATCGGGAACAAAGCAGATATCCTGCGAATCCCTCTTTCGTGCATTAACAAGACCGTTCTTCTCAGCCAGCTCGCGAACCTCAGGTTTTGTCATGGTACCAAGAGGGAAGCGGACCTTTGAGAGCTGTTCCTGAGTAAGGTTATAGAGAACATAGCTCTGATCCTTATTATCGTCAGTAGCCTTTAAAAGGTTCCATCTGCATGTCTCATCGTTATAGCTGATCCGGGCATAATGACCCGTAGCGAATACATCTGCTCCGCACTCATTGGCATATTCAAGGAGACCTCTGAACTTTAGATTCTTATTGCAGTCTATGCAGGGATTAGGCGTTCCGCCGTTTCTGTATGTAGCAACGAACTTATCCATTACGCATTCTTTAAAGGATGCGGAGAAGTCCTTAGTCTCGTGAGGCATTCCGAGTGTGGAGCATACTGATGCCGCGTCCTCGATATCTTTTTGACCGCCGCACTTATCCGATGAGATGTTTTCGCTGTGAAGACGCATGGTGACGCCTATACAGTCGTAACCCTGTTCCTTCATTAGTAGAGCAGTAATGCTGCTGTCTACGCCGCCGCTCATGGCTATAAGTGCTTTCATACTGACCTCCGCGTGGTATTACTCAGGTATTGTATCACGAGGTTCGGGTGTGAAACAGTTAAAACCCGTTGTGCTATAATCCACATATAAGGGGAGGAACGTTATGAGATTAGATAAGAAGATAATATTTTCGGTTGCCTGTGCCATGTTTGTTGCGACCGTATCGGGCTTTGTATTACTGATGTTTGAGCCTTTGGTAAGACCTGTGATACTTGCTGTTATCATAAGTTCCGCTATCTGTGCACTGGTATTCTTTATAGCAAGCATGATCCTCAGGGATAAGCCTGTAAAGATCAAGGCTCTCGTAACTACTCTGATAGCAATTGTGAGCCTTATTACCGTGTTTGCGACGGTTATCGTTTCAATTGCTCCGTTGTTTATCTTTCCGATGAATCATGACGAAGAAGCTTACGATGCTCTTATGTCTCTTTCCGAGGAGAGCGGATCAAGGGTCAGCGCAGTTAATGCAGGCGGGTATAACGGATGGCGTATAAGCGCGAAAGATATCGCGAAAGACGAAAAGCGCCCGGTAGTCATATGTTTCGTAGGTAATGGAATGAACTCATCGGCAACAACTCTCAGGGTCTTTAAGAATAAGGATGAGCTCTATAGCGGCTTTGCTGCGACGACGGATTTCGTATGTGTAGACTACCCGGGTTACGGTATCAATGACGGAACGCCTACGGGAGATTCCTTAAGAGAGATGGCACTTGCAGTCTATGATGAGGTGGCATCCTGGTCGACGACATCAGAAGTTATCTCTTTCGGATATTCGATAGGAACGGGACCGGCGACTTACCTTGCTTCCGAAAGAAATGTAGCGGGTCTTGTCCTCTGGGCACCGTATGCAAACGGATACGATATGTATAACAATGTCATCAATGTATTCTACGGACCTTTTAAGCTCATGGTCAGGTTTAAGATGGATTCGGAGAAGTACATCAAGAATGTCGAATGTCCGGTACTTATACTGGCTTCGGATGAGGATGAGATAATCCCGTACAGGAGCAGCAGGGAGCTTTTTACTAATGCAGGTCCTACGGCTTCGAACTTCGTAACGGTATCGGGTATAGGACATAACGACTTCTGGGAAGATCAGAAGGTTCTGGATAATACTTTCGGATTGATAGAGGAGGCATGCTGATATGCTCGAGATAGGTTCACATCTTATAAAGTCACTGATATTCTTTCTGGCGTGTATCTTTGTCGGTGCGGCAGTCCTCGTGATGCTTGCGGGAGGAAGTGCTGCGGCAAGTATACTGGTTCCGGGGCTCTTTATCCTGATGGCGATCACAGGAGTTGTCCTGACGTTCGTTCCGTTCTTTAAGGATAAGCTGTGGCTTATACCGATAGTCGAGACTGTGATAGGTCTCGGCACCGCTTTGATAATTCACTTTTTATGAGTTAGCATATGCAAATGAAAATCAGTGAAGTTCATCGGAGCGCTAAAGCACTAAGATTAAGGGGAGAGGGCAGTTAAATGCCCTCTCTTGCTGTTGACTTATATCTTGCTAAAAAGGTATGATTGATATGCACGGGCATTTGGCCCTTAATTCATTGTCAAAGGAGATTTTACCTATGCCATTGGTAACAACTAAGGAAATGTTCAAGAAGGCATATGACGGCGGTTACGCTATCGGTGCTTTCAACGTAAACAACATGGAGATCGTTCAGGGAATCACAGAGGCAGCAGGAGAGCTTAACAGCCCTGTTATCCTTCAGGTTTCTAAGGGAGCTAGAGCTTACGCTAACCACACATACCTTGTAAAGCTCGTTGAGGCTGCTGTTATCGAGAATCCTCAGATCCCGATCGCTCTTCACCTTGACCACGGTGATTCTTTCGAGCTCTGCAAGTCCTGCATCGACGGTGGTTTCACATCCGTTATGATCGATGCTTCCTCTAAGTCTTTCGAGGATAACATCGCTCTTACAAAGCAGGTTGTTGAGTATGCTCACGCTCACGGCGTTGTTGTTGAGGCTGAGCTTGGTACACTTGCAGGTATCGAGGACGAGGTTGTTGTCGAGTCTGGTAAGGAAGCATATACAAAGCCCGAGGAAGTTGAGGAGTTCGTTGACAGAACAGGTTGTGACTCTCTTGCTATCGCTATCGGTACATCCCACGGTGCTTACAAGTTCACACCCGAGCAGTGCACAAGAAATGCTGACGGTATCCTTGTACCCCCTCCGCTTCGTTTCGACGTTCTTGAGGAGTGCATCAAGAGACTTCCCGGTTTCCCCATCGTACTTCACGGTTCTTCTTCCGTACCTCAGGAGTTCGTTAAGATGGTTAACGAGAACGGCGGTAAGATGCCTGATGCAGTTGGTATCCCTGAGGAGCAGCTCCGTAAGGCAGCTGAGCTTGCTGTATGTAAGATCAATATCGACTCCGATATCCGTCTTGCTATGACAGGTAACATCAGAAAGTACTTCAACGAGCATCCCGATCACTTCGATCCCCGTCAGTACCTTAAGCCCGCTCGTCAGGCTGTTAAGGATATGGTTGCTCACAAGATCGTTCACGTTCTCGGTTCTGACAACAAGATCTGATAATCAGTTATCTGATGAATTCACGAGAGCCGCTCTTCGGAGCGGCTCTTTTTATGTCTTGAAACAGCGTATTTTCAGGGTTTTTACAAGATATTTTGACTTGCAAAAGATCTGTGGTAAAATGCACTCATGATACCTAAGTATGATTTTGACAATTCATATGACAGGCAGCAGACTGACATCGATCGTAAGGTCATGAACAAGACCGATGCAGCTGAGAGAGCCGGTGTCGTTATAATAACCGATCAGAACAGAAGGGCGGGTGCCAGGAGTAGCCGTTATGGTTCTGTCGAGTTTACTGATGATTCTGCCAGATTCTTAGAACCTCTTGAAGACGAGGACCTTATCTCCGGTAAGGTAAAGCCTACTGTAGCAGGATATTATGATACGGGTTATTCGGGAGTTCCCAATGTCTACGATCCTTCAGCTGACAGGACTACAGGTATCGGTAATATCAATGAGCCCAAGGCGATAGATCTTGGAAAGCTTCCCAAGGATGCTTACGGACTTCCCGATTTCTTTAAGAATCCCGTTGATCTTACGATCTCGATCGTAGCACTTTCGGCACTGATCATAATCGAGATCATCGGACTTATCGCAGTATTTTGATCGAAATTGTTTTTGTACATAATAAAGAGGTTTCCCTTCGTGAAGAACGGAAACCTCTTTTTCTTTGAGTGATAATATTGCTTATCCCTGAAGCGCACTCCAGCCGACATCATGCCAGCATTCGCCGGTGCCGATCTGATCAACTGACGAATAGTAGGGCATGGGAAGCGTTCCGGAAGGCTCAGCCGCTCCTGTGATCACGTCTACGGCGGCATTTCCGCCTTCGGATCCGGGAAGATAGAGCATGATGCATGAATCCCACTGGTCGATATAGTTATCGACTATGACGTTTCTGCCGGCAACGATCAGAGTAAGAGTAGGAAGACCAGATTCAGCGGCAGTAGTGATGGCACTTGAGTTGGAGCTGAGTCCCAGAGCTCCCGTGATCAAAAGATCTTCAGTATCTCCGTACCATTCTGCATAAGGGATCTCACCTATGCAGAGGAGCACCATATCACATGTATCTATCTGGTTTTGATCCGTAACCACTTCAAAGCCGACATCGTTTGCGGCAATATAAAGCGCGTCGAGGATAGAATTACCTTCAACAAAATGATCTCCTACATCGGAATCTGTGCCGCCCTGCCACCAGTTGGTCCAGCCGCCGCAAAGAACTCCGACATCATCTGCAGCGGGACCCGTAACGAATACTCTCATGCCGGGTTCTATAGTCATATGATCGCCGGCCTTTA
The window above is part of the Ruminococcaceae bacterium KH2T8 genome. Proteins encoded here:
- a CDS encoding tRNA-specific 2-thiouridylase; amino-acid sequence: MKALIAMSGGVDSSITALLMKEQGYDCIGVTMRLHSENISSDKCGGQKDIEDAASVCSTLGMPHETKDFSASFKECVMDKFVATYRNGGTPNPCIDCNKNLKFRGLLEYANECGADVFATGHYARISYNDETCRWNLLKATDDNKDQSYVLYNLTQEQLSKVRFPLGTMTKPEVRELAEKNGLVNARKRDSQDICFVPDKDYARFVDSYNDVGSVPGNFVTTDGEILGTHKGITHYTIGQRKGLGIASGSPLFVTKIDPERNEVVLSHGNGLFKKKIKINNINLISCSQIAEPIRASVKIRYKHTEQPATVVQTAPDIIEIGFDEPQRAPTVGQAAVIYDGDTVIGGGTIFFTEE
- a CDS encoding ADP-ribose pyrophosphatase YjhB, NUDIX family, whose translation is MRELFDIVKNNFDPDGERFLRPSVRGIIIKDGKVALVHSLKYDYYKFPGGGKHPDEDNMATLIREVREETGLSVIADSISEYGHVLRMEKGDPEDIFVQDNYYYFCKTLETEGMQELDDYEADESFTLEWTTPEDMIVVNDRFAELCKGKTERPFIVKSVEACRDARVMRMLVDEGFISDNCIL
- a CDS encoding fructose-bisphosphate aldolase, class II translates to MPLVTTKEMFKKAYDGGYAIGAFNVNNMEIVQGITEAAGELNSPVILQVSKGARAYANHTYLVKLVEAAVIENPQIPIALHLDHGDSFELCKSCIDGGFTSVMIDASSKSFEDNIALTKQVVEYAHAHGVVVEAELGTLAGIEDEVVVESGKEAYTKPEEVEEFVDRTGCDSLAIAIGTSHGAYKFTPEQCTRNADGILVPPPLRFDVLEECIKRLPGFPIVLHGSSSVPQEFVKMVNENGGKMPDAVGIPEEQLRKAAELAVCKINIDSDIRLAMTGNIRKYFNEHPDHFDPRQYLKPARQAVKDMVAHKIVHVLGSDNKI
- a CDS encoding glucokinase; this encodes MAQSYYICLDIGGTKILGAIFNMKKEIVYRLKKKTKADGDSVQNVEDTIISVVSEMIDEFGISTSQIKAIAAGAPGVIDQEKGIVLTSPNLPWKNYNIKKPIEKKFGAPFYIGNDVNVGVLGEHRYGVAKGYKNVVGLFVGTGMGGGLILNNELYTGHLFKGAEFGHMILIPDGPKCNCGQRGCLEALSSKQGISDFIRTQAARGRETTMAEAVQNGVFKSKLLKKSLAAKDPVTIEAVNRACYYLAIASGNLVNTFSPEIVVYGGGVIEACGDYFLEHITRNVDRYCMPSIRETVKFEKAALGDDSILYGALAMILDNK
- a CDS encoding valyl-tRNA synthetase, with translation MAKIDSISKTFDPNEAEPRLYNQWNEKGYFKPDPDTSKEAFSIVMPPPNITGQLHMGHALDNTLQDILVRYKRMKGYSTLWVPGTDHASIATEAKIVEAMRKEGIFKEDIGREKFLERAWDWKEKYGGRIVEQLKKIGSSCDWSHERFTMDEGCSEAVKEVFVKYYNQGLIYRGERIINWCPHCLTSISNAEVEYEDQAGHFWHLRYPLEDGSGSVELATTRPETLLGDTAVAVNPKDERYKDIIGKMLILPLVGRKIPVVADDYVDIEFGTGVVKITPAHDPNDFEVGQRHNLEVINVMTDDAKITEDYPKYAGMDRFEARKAIVKDLEEGGYLIKVEDHDHNVGTCYRCGTTIEPRVSLQWFVKMEELAKPAIEAVKTGKTRFVPQRFEKNYFNWMEDIRDWCISRQLWWGHQIPAFYCDDCGEIVVTKENEAVCPKCGKKMRQDPDTLDTWFSSALWPFSTLGWPEQTEDLKRFYPTDTLVTGYDIITFWVSRMMVAGCAHMNEIPFKDVLIHGLVRDSQGRKMSKSLGNGIDPLEIIEQSGADALRFALVTGNAPGNDQRFMPDKIEMGRNFANKIWNAMRFVIMNCEDDIDFSKVDESKFTLEDKWILTGLNRLVEEATVNYENYDYGVALSKIVDFVWESYCDWYIEIAKSRLFDKECPSRLEAQYLLNYVLGVSMQLLHPFMPFLTEEVYSNLILKDSKESIMISDWPKAEDIGKYPEDEKMMTTLMGAIRSIRNIRSEMNVAPSRKAHVILVTPDESIAKIFKDGLPFLERLASVSSLETQSNKDGIPATAVAALFAGGEAYMPLDDLIDISKELERLQKEMERLEGELKRVAGKLANEAFVSKAPEKVINAEKEKQTKYQEMYDNIKERLNMLA